The following are encoded together in the Nocardioides thalensis genome:
- a CDS encoding PadR family transcriptional regulator, with protein MALEHALLVALREQPASGLELTRRFERSIGHFWSATHQQIYRVLGRMERDGWVSVETVAQQGRPDKKVYDVTPIGREALADWLAAPTPESPLRSELAVKMRGASYGGAAGRAAVLESVRAHVADHELRLDHYRHLMKRDYPDGVAGLSGHALDQYLVLRGGILLEEGQIAWLTEYLDAHHDAHRDAHLDARPAAKD; from the coding sequence ATGGCCCTCGAGCACGCCCTCCTCGTCGCGCTGCGGGAGCAGCCGGCGTCCGGGCTCGAGCTGACCCGCCGGTTCGAGCGCTCGATCGGGCACTTCTGGAGCGCGACGCACCAGCAGATCTACCGGGTGCTCGGCCGGATGGAGCGCGACGGCTGGGTCTCCGTGGAGACCGTCGCCCAGCAGGGCCGCCCCGACAAGAAGGTCTACGACGTGACGCCGATCGGCCGGGAGGCGCTCGCCGACTGGCTCGCCGCACCGACCCCCGAGTCGCCGCTGCGCAGCGAGCTCGCGGTCAAGATGCGCGGTGCGTCGTACGGCGGAGCGGCCGGGCGCGCCGCGGTGCTGGAGTCGGTGCGCGCCCACGTCGCCGACCACGAGCTCCGGCTCGACCACTACCGGCACCTGATGAAGCGCGACTACCCCGACGGGGTGGCCGGCCTCTCCGGCCACGCGCTCGACCAGTACCTCGTGCTGCGCGGCGGCATCCTCCTCGAGGAGGGGCAGATCGCGTGGCTCACCGAGTACCTCGACGCACACCACGATGCACACCGCGACGCACACCTCGACGCACGCCCGGCCGCGAAGGACTGA